Proteins from a single region of Streptomyces glaucescens:
- the yidD gene encoding membrane protein insertion efficiency factor YidD translates to MARDRGHGRGNDAEEKDEGCCAGALDTLTHPCCCGGAWTQAALLSAVLRPSLTAAGHGPDPAAPVPGGRAAAVLYRFVRHYRVAVSPATPACCPYTPSCSTYAVKALHRHGALRGSRLVLARLLRCRPGAARRRGAYDPVPPRRG, encoded by the coding sequence ATGGCGCGCGACCGCGGACACGGCCGTGGGAACGACGCGGAGGAGAAGGACGAGGGGTGCTGCGCGGGAGCGCTGGACACGCTGACGCACCCGTGCTGCTGTGGCGGCGCGTGGACGCAGGCGGCCCTGCTGTCGGCCGTCCTGCGCCCTTCGCTCACCGCCGCCGGACACGGACCGGACCCGGCCGCACCCGTTCCGGGCGGGCGAGCGGCCGCCGTGCTGTACCGCTTCGTACGGCACTACCGCGTCGCCGTCAGCCCCGCCACGCCCGCGTGCTGCCCGTACACACCGAGCTGCTCCACCTACGCGGTCAAGGCGCTCCACCGCCACGGCGCGCTGCGCGGCAGCCGCCTGGTCCTGGCGCGGCTGCTGCGCTGCCGCCCCGGCGCCGCCCGCCGCAGGGGCGCGTACGACCCGGTGCCGCCGCGCCGCGGCTGA
- a CDS encoding amino acid permease, with the protein MTSVQVDKHSNGNGDGASGGVPEEGYERGLGSRQVQMIAIGGAIGVGLFLGAGANIEKAGPSLIFMYALAGVIVFFIMRALGELLLYRPVSGSFSEYAREFLGPFFGFVTGWTYWLMWVVTGMAELTAAAIYVNYWFPEIPQWVTALVFLVVLYLANLISVKIFGEIEFWFSMVKVTALVGMIVIGLGVVTFGFSQAGDTAAVSNIWAHDGIFPKGIGSSLMTLQGVMFAYLAVELVGVTAGESENPEKTLPKAINTLPWRIIVFYVGALSVILMVVKWTEFEAGVSPFVAAFAKIGIPAGAAIVNFVVLTAALSSCNSGMYSTGRMLRGLAANSEAPKALGRLSSTKTPALGISLSAALMGIGVILNYVVPEKAFGYVTSVATAAGIWTWLMILVSHILYRRAVVAGRLPASSFPAPGGTVCSWIAVAFLLMVTVLIAIDPDSRVSLYVGAGWAVCLAIGWAILKASNPQVTARGTVADGDGDKRLETAGRPRD; encoded by the coding sequence ATGACCTCAGTGCAGGTCGACAAGCACAGCAACGGCAACGGCGACGGAGCTTCGGGAGGCGTTCCCGAGGAGGGTTACGAGCGCGGGCTCGGCAGCCGTCAGGTCCAGATGATCGCGATCGGCGGCGCCATCGGCGTGGGCCTCTTCCTGGGCGCGGGCGCGAACATCGAGAAGGCCGGCCCCAGCCTCATCTTCATGTACGCCCTCGCCGGCGTGATCGTGTTCTTCATCATGCGGGCGCTCGGCGAGCTGCTCCTCTACCGGCCGGTGTCGGGCTCCTTCTCGGAGTACGCCCGCGAGTTCCTCGGCCCGTTCTTCGGGTTCGTGACCGGGTGGACGTACTGGCTCATGTGGGTCGTCACCGGCATGGCCGAGCTGACGGCCGCGGCGATCTACGTGAACTACTGGTTCCCCGAGATCCCGCAATGGGTCACCGCCCTCGTCTTCCTGGTGGTTCTCTACCTCGCCAACCTCATCTCGGTGAAGATCTTCGGCGAGATCGAGTTCTGGTTCTCGATGGTCAAGGTCACCGCCCTCGTCGGCATGATCGTGATCGGTCTCGGTGTCGTCACCTTCGGCTTCAGCCAGGCCGGTGACACCGCCGCGGTGTCCAACATCTGGGCCCATGACGGCATCTTCCCCAAGGGCATCGGCTCCAGCCTGATGACCCTGCAGGGCGTCATGTTCGCCTACCTCGCCGTCGAGCTGGTCGGTGTCACCGCGGGCGAGTCGGAGAACCCGGAGAAGACCCTCCCCAAGGCCATCAACACCCTGCCGTGGCGGATCATCGTCTTCTACGTCGGTGCGCTCAGCGTGATCCTGATGGTGGTCAAGTGGACCGAGTTCGAGGCGGGCGTGAGCCCCTTCGTGGCGGCCTTCGCGAAGATCGGCATCCCGGCGGGCGCGGCGATCGTCAACTTCGTCGTCCTGACGGCCGCGCTGTCGTCCTGCAACTCCGGCATGTACTCCACGGGCCGCATGCTGCGGGGCCTGGCCGCCAACTCCGAGGCTCCCAAGGCCCTCGGGAGGCTGAGCTCCACCAAGACGCCGGCGCTCGGCATCTCCCTCTCCGCCGCGCTGATGGGCATCGGCGTGATCCTCAACTACGTCGTCCCGGAGAAGGCCTTCGGTTACGTCACCTCGGTGGCCACCGCCGCCGGCATCTGGACCTGGCTGATGATCCTCGTCAGCCACATCCTCTACCGCCGCGCGGTGGTCGCCGGGCGCCTGCCCGCCTCGTCCTTCCCCGCCCCGGGCGGCACCGTGTGCAGCTGGATCGCCGTGGCGTTCCTGCTGATGGTGACCGTGCTCATCGCCATCGACCCGGACAGCCGCGTCTCGCTGTACGTGGGCGCCGGCTGGGCCGTGTGCCTGGCGATCGGCTGGGCGATCCTGAAGGCGAGCAACCCGCAGGTCACGGCGCGCGGCACGGTCGCCGACGGCGACGGGGACA